Part of the Bremerella sp. JC817 genome is shown below.
CCCGAAGGGCTGGCGCTCGGCGTCGCCTTCGGAGCCACCCAGCACGGGTCGATCGACGGCTCGCTCGGGAGGGCGATCGCCCTGGCCATCGGCATCGGCCTCCAGAATTTCCCGGAAGGGATCGCCGTCGCGCTCCCGCTCCGGGCCGAGGGGGTCGGTCGCCTCAAGGCATTCTGGTACGGCCAGCTTTCCGCGATCGTCGAGCCGATGGCCGCCCTCCTGGGAGCGGCGGCCGTCCTGTTCATCGAGCCGATCCTGCCCTACACCCTCGCCTTCGCCGCCGGGGCCATGATCTACGTCGTGGTCGAGGAGCTGGTCCCCGAGAGCCAGCAGCACGGCAATACCGACCTCGCCACGCTGGGGACGATGGCCGGTTTCGCCGTCATGATGGTGCTCGACCGCCATCCCCGAGATGCGC
Proteins encoded:
- a CDS encoding ZIP family metal transporter translates to PEGLALGVAFGATQHGSIDGSLGRAIALAIGIGLQNFPEGIAVALPLRAEGVGRLKAFWYGQLSAIVEPMAALLGAAAVLFIEPILPYTLAFAAGAMIYVVVEELVPESQQHGNTDLATLGTMAGFAVMMVLDRHPRDA